Proteins co-encoded in one Balearica regulorum gibbericeps isolate bBalReg1 chromosome 24, bBalReg1.pri, whole genome shotgun sequence genomic window:
- the WNT3 gene encoding proto-oncogene Wnt-3 — MDYHLLGLILSFLFNGTKVLAGYPIWWSLALGQQYSSLGSQPILCGSIPGLVPKQLRFCRNYIEIMPSVAEGVKLGIQECQHQFRGRRWNCTTIDDSLAIFGPVLDKATRESAFVHAIASAGVAFAVTRSCAEGTSTICGCDSHHKGPPGDGWKWGGCSEDADFGVLVSREFADARENRPDARSAMNRHNNEAGRTTILDHMHLKCKCHGLSGSCEVKTCWWAQPDFRAIGDYLKDKYDSASEMVVEKHRESRGWVETLRAKYALFKPPTERDLVYYENSPNFCEPNPETGSFGTRDRTCNVTSHGIDGCDLLCCGRGHNTRTEKRKEKCHCIFHWCCYVSCQECVRVYDVHTCK, encoded by the exons GTCCCTTGCACTAGGCCAGCAGTACAGCTCCCTGGGGTCCCAGCCCATCCTCTGTGGCTCCATCCCCGGCCTTGTCCCCAAGCAGCTCCGTTTCTGCCGCAACTACATTGAGATCATGCCCAGCGTGGCCGAGGGGGTGAAGCTGGGTATCCAGGAGTGCCAGCACCAGTTCCGGGGACGCCGCTGGAACTGCACGACCATCGATGACAGCCTGGCCATCTTTGGGCCAGTCCTGGACAAAG CCACACGAGAGTCTGCCTTTGTCCATGCCATTGCATCAGCAGGGGTGGCCTTCGCTGTGACCCGCTCCTGTGCCGAGGGCACGTCCACGATCTGCGGCTGTGACTCCCACCACAAAGGACCTCCAGGAGATGGCTGGAAATGGGGGGGGTGCAGTGAGGATGCCGACTTCGGCGTGCTGGTGTCCCGGGAATTCGCAGATGCCCGAGAGAACCGGCCGGACGCCCGCTCAGCCATGAACAGACACAACAACGAGGCTGGGAGGACG ACCATCCTGGATCACATGCACCTGAAGTGCAAGTGCCACGGTCTCTCGGGAAGCTGCGAGGTCAAGACCTGCTGGTGGGCCCAGCCTGATTTCCGGGCAATTGGTGACTACCTGAAGGATAAATATGACAGCGCCTCTGAGATGGTGGTTGAAAAGCACCGAGAATCTCGGGGATGGGTAGAAACTCTGAGGGCCAAGTATGCTCTTTTCAAGCCACCGACGGAGCGGGATCTGGTCTACTATGAGAACTCCCCCAATTTTTGTGAGCCCAACCCAGAGACAGGCTCCTTTGGGACGAGGGACAGAACATGCAACGTCACTTCCCATGGGATCGATGGCTGCGACTTGCTGTGCTGCGGTCGTGGCCACAACACCAGGACTGAGAAACGGAAGGAGAAGTGTCACTGCATCTTCCACTGGTGCTGCTACGTGAGCTGCCAGGAGTGCGTACGCGTCTACGATGTCCACACCTGCAAGTAA